CGCTGTTCGTGTTCCGTCAGCGTTACCCCGGCGTGGTGCTGGACCTGCAGGAAATGAACTCCAGCGAGATGCCGGAGGCGCTGCATCAGCGGCGGTTGGATCTGGCGCTGCTGCGCCCGCCGTTCGCGGATGCGGACCTGTCACCCTTGCCGCTGTATTCCGAACCGATGGTGCTCGCGCTGCGGCGCGACCACCCGCTCGCGAGCAAGCGCTGGGTGACCATGGAGCAGGCGCTGGACCTGCCGCTTGTGGGGTATGCGCGCGACCGGTCGCGCTACTTCAGCCAGGTGCTGCGGCAGATGATCGAAGCGGCGGGCAAGCCCGCCGACATCGTGCAGGAAAGCATGATCCCCACGATCCTGACCCTCGTCGAAGCGGGCTTCGGCGCTGCGGTGGTGCCCGCGTCGCTGGCGCGGATGCGCATGGACATCCTCGCGTACGTCGGCATCCGGGGGCGCGGGGCCTTCCGCGCGGAACTGGCCGCCGCGCGCCATCCCGATCACCGCAATCCCGCGGTGGATGCCTTCGTGGCGATCATGCGGGAGACCAAGCAGCAGTCCCGCGAGCTGGCGCAATCATGACGCCGGCGCCTGCCGTGCGTTGAACGCCGGGTAGTCCGTCAACCCGCGCGCATCGCCGCCGAACAGGGTGTTCCTGTCATGCTCGGCAAGCGGTTCGTCGTGAAGCAGCCGCTCGGGCAGGTCGGGGTTCGCCACGAACGGACGGCCGAAGGCAATCAAATCCGCCCATCCGGCTTGCAGCGCTCCGCGGGCGCGCTCGGCCGTGTACTTGCCGGCGTAGATGAGCACGCCGGGATAGACGCCGCGCAGCGCCTCTTTGAAGGACAGCGGCATGTCGGGGGCGTCGTCCCAGTCGGCTTCCGCAATATGGATGTAGCCCACGCCGATCTCGCCCAGGCGCTTGGCGGCCGCGGTGTAGGTGGCGACAGGGTCCGCATCCACGCAGCCGTTCAGCGTCGTGAGCGGCGCCAGACGGATGCCGACGCGGGCAGGGTCGCCCAGCGTCTCGACCAGCGCGCGGGCCACTTCATCCAGGAAGCGGATGCGGTTCTCCAGCGAGCCGCCGTACGCGTCGGTACGGTTGTTGGCCTCGGAATCCAGGAACTGGTTGACCAGATAGCCGTTGGCGGCGTGCAGCTCCACGCCGTCAAACCCCGCGGCGATCGCGTTGCGCGCGGCCTGGCGGTATTCCTCGACGATGGCCTGGATTTCCGCAACCGACAGCGCGCGCGGCGCCGAGGCCTGCACGAAGTTGGGGCTGCCGTCCTCGTTCTGGATGAAGACGTTGACGCCCTCGGCCTGAATCGCAGAGGACGACACCGGCGCCTGCCCGCCGAGCAGGCTGGTGTGGCTTAGCCTGCCCACGTGCCAGAGCTGCGCGTAGATGCGGCCGCCGGCGGCGTGGACGGCGTCGGTCACGCCGCGCCAGCCGGCCACCTGGGCGGGGGTGCACAGGCCGGGCGTGCCGGCATAGCCCTTGCCCATCGGCGAGATGTACGTGCCTTCGCTGACGATGAGGCCGGCGCCGGCGCGCTGCGCGTAGTAGCGCGCCATCAGCGCATTGGCGCAATCGCCCGGCTGCGTGGCGCGCGAGCGCGTCATCGGCGGCATGACGATGCGGTTGGGCAGCGTCAAACTGCCCAGCGCCAGGGGTTGGAACAGCGGATCAGTCGTGTGCATGGTTCGGTCCCCTTCGGTTCAGTCCCACGCTGCGGCCAACCCTTCCGGGCTGACTTCGCGGCCATTGCGTTCCAGCGCGGCGATCTGCGCCATGTCTTCGTCCGTCAGACGCAGGTCCTGGGCGAGCAGGTTGCTGGCCAGGTTCTCGCGCTTGGTGGACGACGGGATCACGGCATAGCCCAGTTGCAGGGCCCAGGCCAGCGCAACCTGCGCGGGCGTGGCTTCGTGGCGCTGCGCGATCTGGCCGATGACCGGATCCTTGAGCACCTTGCCGTACGCCAGCGTCATGTACGAGGTGACATGAATGCCCTGTTCCTTCAGGAAGGCAGTCAGCGTGCGGTTCTGCAGATAGGGGCTGAGCTCGATCTGGTTGGTGGCGATCTCGTCGCGGCCGACGGCGGCGATGGCGGCGCGCGTCTGCGCGATGGGGAAGTTGGAAATGCCGATCTGGCGGGTCAGGCCCTGCGCCTTGGCATCGGCCAGCGCGGTCATGAATTCGTCGACGGAAACGCCGTTGTCCGGCGCGGGCCAGTGGATCAGCGTCAGGTCCACGTAGTCGGTGCGCAGCTTGGCCAGGCTGTCCTTCAGGCTGGGGACGAGCTTGTCCTTCGCGTAGTTGGGCACCCAGATCTTGGTGGTGATGAACAGGTCTTCGCGGGCTACGTTCGATTCGGCGATGGCCTGGCCGACGTCGGCCTCGTTCTCGTAGATCTGGGCGGTGTCGATGGCGCGGTAGCCGACGTCCAGCGCGTTGCGCACCGAATCGATGACGGTCTGGCCTTGCAGACGGAAGGTGCCAACGCCAAAGGCGGGAATGCTCATGTAAAACTCCTGGGGGTGTGCGTGGCGAACGTGCGGTGTTCGGGAATGGATGTAGTGTGCCTGCCGCATCCTTGCGGAAAAATACCGGTATCGGCGAAATACTTTTGATAAAACGTCAAATATGAAAACCACCCTCGACGAAATGCAGGTCTTCATCGCCATCGTGGACAGCGGCTCGATCACCGCCGCCGCCGAGGTGCTGGGCCAGACCATCTCCGCCACCAGCCGCACCATGAGCCGGCTGGAAGAAAAACTGCAGACCACGCTGATGCGGCGCACGACCCGGCGCCTGGCGCTGACCGAAGAAGGCAAGGCCTACCTGGAGCAGGCACGCCGGATCATCGCGTCGGTCGAGGAGGCCGAAGAGCTGATGAACGTGCGCCGCAACCAGCCCGCGGGCCTGTTGCGCGTGGATGCGGCCTCGCCCTTCATGCTGCATGTCATCGCGCCGCTGGTGCCGGCCTATCGCAAGCGCTATCCGCAGGTGGAGCTGGAGCTCACCAGCAACGAAGGCAACATCGACCTCCTGGCGCGGCGCACCGATCTGGCGTTTCGCATCGGGCGGCTGAAGGACTCGTCGCTGCACGCCGTGGCGCTGGGCACGAGCCGGGTGCGTGTGCTGGCCAGCCCGGGTTATCTGGCGCGGCACGGCACGCCGCGGCGCGCGGCGGACCTGGCCTCGCACGTGCTGCTGGGCTTTGCCCAACTGGAATCGCTGAACGAATGGCCGCTGCTGGATGCGGACGGGCAGCCGGTGCATATCAAGCCGCAGGTGCGCGCCCACAGCGGCGAGACGCTGCGCCAGCTTGCGCTGAACGACGGCGGCATCGTGTGCCTGTCCGACTTCATGACGCGCGGCGACCGCGCAAGCGGTGCGCTGCAGCCGCTGTTTGTGAAGCAGTTGCTGGAAGAGCGGCAGCCGATCAACGCGGTGTATTACCGGAACACGGCGATCTCGTCGCGCATCAAGTCCTTCATTGATTTCGTGGTCGAGTCGGTCGGGACGCGCGGGTTCGAGGAGTAGCGGACGCGCGAAGATGTATCCAATGGCGACCTCGACGATGAATGCGCCGGTGCGGTCCTTATACTGTCCCCGTTTTATTTTTCAACCTGGACACGTATGAGCATCTTTTCCCGCTTCTTCGGCCGCAAGGAAGAATCCACCGACGCCACCAGCACTGCGGAAGGATCCGCCCTGCTGGCAAATCCCGACATCGCGCAGCCGCTGAGCCTGCAAGTCCTCTTTGCCGCGCCGCTGGCGATTTCCGAGACGGCGCTGACCGAAGCGCTGCGCGCCTATCACTCGACCATGAAGGACGCCCGCGCCGAAATTGCGCCCGACATGCCGGAATTCCTGGGCATGGCCGGCTGGGACAAGCACGTCGTGCGGCTGGTGGGCTTCAATGCGCCCTATCCCAAGGATGCGTTGGAAAGCTGCGTGGCGCCGTCGCACTATCCGGCCACGTTGAAGGACGAGGTCCGCGCACACGTCAGCCACATCATCCTGTATTACGCGGGCTTTGAGACCGATCCGCTGGAGCAGTATGTGGCGCTGGCCGCGGTGGCGGGGGCGTTGGCTAATTTCAAGGCGCTGGCGGTGCTGAACGAGCATGCGCACACGTCGCTGCCCGCCGGCGTGTTTGCCGACGAGTCGCTGGGCGACGAGAGCATGGAGCTGTTGCGCACGCTGCCGCTGAACATGCTGTATTGCGGCTTCGTGAAGTACGAGGTGGAAGGCGTGCAGGGCGTGTGGATGCGCACCTACGGCGCCGATGCGTTCGGCCTGCCGGATTTCGCGGCGCTGGCGACGGGCCATGACGAGGGCGAGATGTACTCGACCATGTTCAACAACATCATGTGCTACATGCTGGAAAGCGGCGCCGTACTGGCCGCCGGCCACACCATGCAGATCGGCGAAGACGCCTACATGAAGCTGCGCGAGCCGGCCAAGGAAGAGTATTACCTGGACGGTCCGGGGCAGGTGCTGGTGGCTGAGATCATCTCGGCGGATCAGATCAACACGCCGGAATAAGTCGCGGGGTACTTCACGGAGTACTTCACGGGTTACTTCACAACAGCCCCGCGCTGCGCGCCCGCGCCACCGCCTGCGTCCGGCTGTCCGCGCTGAGCTTGACGTTCAGGTGCCGCAGGTGCGTGCGCACGGTGCTCTCCGACACGAACAGCTGCCGCGCGATGGCGCTGTTGGAATGGCCCTCGGCCAACAGGCGCAGCACGCGCAGTTCCTTGGGCGTGAGGCCGTCCACGCCGGAGGCCTCGGCCACGGGGGCAATCGGCGCCGCCGGGTTCAGGCGGGCCTGCGCCAGATAGTGCTGCCACCACGCACGCGCGCCGTCCGACGCCAGCCATGCGCTGCCGGCCGGCGACGCGGCATGGCGCTGCAACAGGCCGGCCAGTGCCGCGCCCTCGTCCACCAGCACGCGGCACAGGCCTTCGGATTGCGCCGTGTGCAATAGCGGCGCAAGCTGCGCCGCCGCCGCGCCATCGTCCTGCATGCGCGCCAGCGCGACCGCACGAAACAGCTGAAGCTTGTACGCGCGCCGCACGCGCTGGGCGGCCAACGCCTTTGCGATGTCCTGGTCCAGTTCACGCAGCGCGGCGGCGGGATCGCCGTCATACGCGGCGCACCGCAGGCGCCCCAGCCGCGGATACAACAGATCATTGGCCGGCAGCCGCAGTGCTTCCACGCGGCGCCACAGGTCGGCGTCGTCCGCGCGCAGCAGTTCGTCGCGCGCAGCGTGCGGATGGCCCTGCATCAGCAGCACGCGCGCGCGCTCGACGCGGGCGCTGGCCGCGATGCGCGGCAGGCCGCGCTGATGGCCAAGGTATTCCAGTTCGCCCAGCAGGTAGAAGGTCTGTTCCGGATCGCCTTCGTAGAACGCCACACGCGCCTGCATCAGGTAGCCCAGGATCAGGTGGTCCGGCAGACCGACGTCGCGGCCCAGCGGCACGTACACCTGCAGCAGCCGCGCCGCCTGCGCGAGGTCGCCGGTCTCGTAGACCCAAGCGGCATACAGCACGCCGGCCCAGGCGTTGCCGTTGGCCTGTCCGTACGCGCCCTTGCGCGTGGCCCGCACCGCCATCCGAAAGCGCGCACCGGCCTGGCGCATGCGCCCTTCCTGCAGGTCGATGATGCCTTCGACCGCTTCCGAGTACATCAGGTTGAACGTGCTGGCGCTGCGGCTTTGCGCGCGCCGCGCGGTGTCCAGCAGTGCGCGCGCCTCGTGGTAGCGGCCCAGCACGGCGCTGACGTTGGCCATGGCGTTGGCCAGCGCGGTATCGGTGAACGACAGCGCATCGCCCAGCGACGCGACGCTGGGCAGGCCGGCGGCGTAGGCTTCCTCCTGGCGATCCATCATCGACAACAGCAGGGGTTGCAACGCGCGCACGTGCGCTTGCACCACGGGGTCGGGACTGCCGGCCAGCTTCAGGTCTGCCATCAGCGCAGCGGCCTCGCCGGGACCGCGCGTGAAACAGGTGGCCCACACCTGCATGGCCTGCAGCAACGGCCGCGTGGCGAGCACGGCCGCGGGCAGCTGGCCCAGCCATCGCGACAGCAGGCGCATCCGGCCCTCGGCCAGCAGCGGCTCGGCGTGCGTCTGCAACAGCGTCAGCGCGCGGCCGAAGTCGCCGCCGTCGATCGCGTGGTCGATGGCGGGCACGGGCCGGCCCTGCGCCTCGTACCAGCGCGAGGCCGCAAGATGCAGGTGCGCGATGTCGCCGGGCGCCTGCGCGCGCAGCTGCGACTGCAGGTAGCTGGCGAACAGGCTGTGATAGCGGTAATGGCGCTCGTCGGCCGCGGTGCGCGTGAGCAGCACGTGGCCGTCTTCAAGTTGCCGCAGCAGATCCGCGCAGTCCAGGTCGGGCACGAGCGCCTGGCACAGCGGCGCGCTGAGTTGCTTGAGGATGCTGGTGCGCAGCAGGAAGCGGCGCAGCGCGGGCGTCTGGCTGGCCAGCACGTCCTGCGCCAGATAGTCGGCCACGGACTGGTCGCTGCCGGAGAATCGTTCGATGAAGGCGGCGGCCGACGGCTGCCGCGCGAGCGAAGCAGACGCCAGGCACAGCGCGGCCGCCCAGCCCTCGGTCTTGCGATGCAGCAGTTCGACCTCGGCAGGGGTCAACAAGGGCTGGCGGCGTGCGAAGAACTGCGTGGCCTCGTCCACGGAAAAGCACAGTTGCGCGGCGTCGATTTCAAGCAACTGGTTGGCCGCGCGCAGCCGGCCCAGCGCCAGTCCGGGCGTGTGCCGCGAACCGATCAGCAGCCGGCCGTGCGCCGGTAGACGCCCGATCAGGTCCTGCACCAGGTCCAGCACCGCGGGGGCGGTGATGGCTTCGAATTCGTCCAGCACCAGGGCAAACGGCGCCTCGTGCGAGGCCACGGCCTCGACCAGCGCCAGCGCCAGCGTGTCCTCCGAATCATGGGCGGCGAACGCCGGGTCTGCGCCGCCGTACAGCGTGCCCAGCGCCGCCATCAGGCAACGCAGAAAGCGCGAGAGGTCGTTGTCGGCGCGGTCCAGCGTCAGCCAGGCGGTGCGCATCGGCGTGCTTTGCAGACGCGCCTGGCACTGCGCCAGCAACGTGGTCTTGCCGTAGCCCGCGGGACCGCGCGCCACCACCACCTTGGGTCCTTCCGGACGGCAGATCGCCTCGCACAGCGCAAGCCGGGCGACGTGGTCGCCATGCGCGGCCGGGGCATTGAGCTTGCCGCTGGCCAGCGCGTGTTCCATCGAGAACGAATGACGCATGGGCTGCCTGTTCAGGGACTGCGGTTTGCGGGGATCGTTGCGGGAAAACCCGCGATGCGCGCGAAAAATCGTCGCTTTGGACGAAGGCGAAATCGCGTGCCTACGATACAAAAGGACGCTCCCCGGAGCAATACGCACACCGCCGCAAAGACGGCGTAAACCGATAACGGAGACAAGTCCATGGCAATCCCCAAACTGACGCTCGCGCTGGCGGGCGCGATCCTGGCCGCAAGCGGCGCGCAGGCCCAGAACGCGGCGGCCCCCGTGAAGATAGGCATCATGGCCGACATGAGTTCGGCGTACTCGGACATCGGCGGCAAGGGGCTGGTCGAGGCCGCGCGCATGGCGGTGCAGGACTTTGGCGGCTCGGTGCTGGGCAAGCCGATCGAGCTGGTCTTCACGGACGGGCAGAACAAGGTGGACGTGGCCAGCGCCGCGGCGCGCCGCTGGTTCGACCAGGACGGGGTCGACATGATCACCGACCTGCCGACGTCCGCGCTGGCGCTGGCGATCAGCGAACTGGGCCGCGAGAAGAAACGCGTCGTCATGGTGACCAGCGCGTCCACGTCCGAACTGACGGGCAAGGCGTGTTCGCCCTACACGGTGCACTGGACCTACGACACCTACGCCCTGGCCAACGGCACCGGTGCCGCCGTCACGGAACAGGGCGGCAAGAACTGGTTCTTCATGACGGCGGACTATTCGTTCGGCTATGCGCTGCAGGGCGACGCGTCGGCGGTGATCGAACGCAACGGCGGCAAGGTGCTGGGCGCGGTGCGCTCGCCGCTGAACACGCCCGACTTCAGCTCGTACCTGTTGCAGGCGCAAAGCTCCAAGGCAGGCATCATCGGCCTGGCGCTGGGCGGCAACGATGTCATCAGCGCGATCAAGCAGGCCGCGGATTTCGGCATCGGCCGGCCGGGCAGCTCGCAGCGTCTGGTGGCGCTGCTGGCGTTCCTGTCCGACGTCAAATCCATCGGCCTGCCGCTGGGCCAGGGGTTGCTGCTGACCGAAGCCTTCTACTGGGACCAGAACGATGCCACGCGCGCGTGGTCGCAGCGCTTTCAGGACAAGGTCGGCCGCAAGCCCACGATGACGCAGGCGGGCACGTACGGCGCCGTCACGCACTACCTGAACGCGGTCAAGGCCGCGGGCACCAAGGACGCCGACGCCGTCATGGCCAAGATGCGCGAGATGCCGATCAACGACTTCATGACGAAGGACGGCAAGCTGCGCGTGGATGGCCGCGTGGTGCGCGACATGTACCTGTTTGAAGTGAAGAAGCCCGCGGACTCCAAGAGCGAGTGGGACCTGTACAAGCAGGTCGCGGTCATCCCGGGCAACGTGGCGTTCCGTCCGCTCGACAAGGGCGGCTGCGCGCTGGCCAAGTCCGGAGGCGCGGAATGATCAGCTATCAGGTCACGGCGTTTGGCGAACCGCTGACGCGAACAGAGCGCCCCACGCACGCGCCGCAAGGCAGCGAGGTGCTGCTGCGCGTGCTGGCCGCGGGCGTCTGCCACACCGACATTCACACCTGGGAAGGTTCGTACGACCTGGGCGGCAGCCAGCGCTTGAGCATGCAGCAACGCGGCGTGTCGCTGCCGCTGACGCTGGGCCACGAGACCGTGGGCGAGGTGGTGGCCGTGGGACCGGACGCGCCCGGCAATGTGCGGCCGGGGCAGCGCTATCTGGTGTATCCGTGGATCGGCTGCGGTGACTGCAAGGTGTGCCGCCGCGGGCGCGAGAACCTGTGCGCGTCGCCGCGTTTTCTGGGCATCTTCCGCCCCGGGGGCTATAGCGATCACATCGTCGCGCCGCACGCGCGCTATCTGGTGGATATCGGCGACCTGCGGCCCGAGCAGGCCGCGCCCTATGCATGTTCGGGCCTGACCACGTACAGCGCCATCCGCAAGATTCCGCAGGACGTGCTGGCCGAGGAATCGGTGGTGGTGATCGGCGCGGGCGGGCTGGGCCTGATGGGCGTCACGCTGCTGCGCGCGATGGGCTGCGGCAACGTCGTCGTGGTGGAGCCGGACGGCGCACGCCGGGGCGCGGCGCTGGCCGCGGGCGCGCATGCGGCCATCGACGCCGGCGCAGCCGATGCCGCCGCGCAGGTGCGGCAGGCGGCCGGCGCGGTGTGGGCCGTGATCGATTGCGTGGGCGCGGCCAGCACCGTGCAGCTCGGCCTGGACCTGCTGACCAAAGGCGGGCAGCTCATTCTGGTGGGCCTCTTCGGCGGCGAGTTGTCCCTGTCGCCCGCGCTGGTGCCCATGCGCGCCATCAGCATCGAGGGCTCGTACATCGGCAACCTTGACGAA
The DNA window shown above is from Achromobacter spanius and carries:
- a CDS encoding LysR family transcriptional regulator, whose product is MLIDSRLLQVFAVVAEELHFGRAAQRLHLSQPPLSQSVRKLEEELGVQLLERTTRTVKLTAAGAELQRRIRQMAIEHEATVRHVRQAASGEAGQLTIGLTPSAAYSNVPQALFVFRQRYPGVVLDLQEMNSSEMPEALHQRRLDLALLRPPFADADLSPLPLYSEPMVLALRRDHPLASKRWVTMEQALDLPLVGYARDRSRYFSQVLRQMIEAAGKPADIVQESMIPTILTLVEAGFGAAVVPASLARMRMDILAYVGIRGRGAFRAELAAARHPDHRNPAVDAFVAIMRETKQQSRELAQS
- a CDS encoding alkene reductase, producing MHTTDPLFQPLALGSLTLPNRIVMPPMTRSRATQPGDCANALMARYYAQRAGAGLIVSEGTYISPMGKGYAGTPGLCTPAQVAGWRGVTDAVHAAGGRIYAQLWHVGRLSHTSLLGGQAPVSSSAIQAEGVNVFIQNEDGSPNFVQASAPRALSVAEIQAIVEEYRQAARNAIAAGFDGVELHAANGYLVNQFLDSEANNRTDAYGGSLENRIRFLDEVARALVETLGDPARVGIRLAPLTTLNGCVDADPVATYTAAAKRLGEIGVGYIHIAEADWDDAPDMPLSFKEALRGVYPGVLIYAGKYTAERARGALQAGWADLIAFGRPFVANPDLPERLLHDEPLAEHDRNTLFGGDARGLTDYPAFNARQAPAS
- the dkgB gene encoding 2,5-didehydrogluconate reductase DkgB; this translates as MSIPAFGVGTFRLQGQTVIDSVRNALDVGYRAIDTAQIYENEADVGQAIAESNVAREDLFITTKIWVPNYAKDKLVPSLKDSLAKLRTDYVDLTLIHWPAPDNGVSVDEFMTALADAKAQGLTRQIGISNFPIAQTRAAIAAVGRDEIATNQIELSPYLQNRTLTAFLKEQGIHVTSYMTLAYGKVLKDPVIGQIAQRHEATPAQVALAWALQLGYAVIPSSTKRENLASNLLAQDLRLTDEDMAQIAALERNGREVSPEGLAAAWD
- a CDS encoding LysR substrate-binding domain-containing protein, translated to MKTTLDEMQVFIAIVDSGSITAAAEVLGQTISATSRTMSRLEEKLQTTLMRRTTRRLALTEEGKAYLEQARRIIASVEEAEELMNVRRNQPAGLLRVDAASPFMLHVIAPLVPAYRKRYPQVELELTSNEGNIDLLARRTDLAFRIGRLKDSSLHAVALGTSRVRVLASPGYLARHGTPRRAADLASHVLLGFAQLESLNEWPLLDADGQPVHIKPQVRAHSGETLRQLALNDGGIVCLSDFMTRGDRASGALQPLFVKQLLEERQPINAVYYRNTAISSRIKSFIDFVVESVGTRGFEE
- a CDS encoding DUF4261 domain-containing protein, which gives rise to MSIFSRFFGRKEESTDATSTAEGSALLANPDIAQPLSLQVLFAAPLAISETALTEALRAYHSTMKDARAEIAPDMPEFLGMAGWDKHVVRLVGFNAPYPKDALESCVAPSHYPATLKDEVRAHVSHIILYYAGFETDPLEQYVALAAVAGALANFKALAVLNEHAHTSLPAGVFADESLGDESMELLRTLPLNMLYCGFVKYEVEGVQGVWMRTYGADAFGLPDFAALATGHDEGEMYSTMFNNIMCYMLESGAVLAAGHTMQIGEDAYMKLREPAKEEYYLDGPGQVLVAEIISADQINTPE
- a CDS encoding LuxR C-terminal-related transcriptional regulator, with the translated sequence MRHSFSMEHALASGKLNAPAAHGDHVARLALCEAICRPEGPKVVVARGPAGYGKTTLLAQCQARLQSTPMRTAWLTLDRADNDLSRFLRCLMAALGTLYGGADPAFAAHDSEDTLALALVEAVASHEAPFALVLDEFEAITAPAVLDLVQDLIGRLPAHGRLLIGSRHTPGLALGRLRAANQLLEIDAAQLCFSVDEATQFFARRQPLLTPAEVELLHRKTEGWAAALCLASASLARQPSAAAFIERFSGSDQSVADYLAQDVLASQTPALRRFLLRTSILKQLSAPLCQALVPDLDCADLLRQLEDGHVLLTRTAADERHYRYHSLFASYLQSQLRAQAPGDIAHLHLAASRWYEAQGRPVPAIDHAIDGGDFGRALTLLQTHAEPLLAEGRMRLLSRWLGQLPAAVLATRPLLQAMQVWATCFTRGPGEAAALMADLKLAGSPDPVVQAHVRALQPLLLSMMDRQEEAYAAGLPSVASLGDALSFTDTALANAMANVSAVLGRYHEARALLDTARRAQSRSASTFNLMYSEAVEGIIDLQEGRMRQAGARFRMAVRATRKGAYGQANGNAWAGVLYAAWVYETGDLAQAARLLQVYVPLGRDVGLPDHLILGYLMQARVAFYEGDPEQTFYLLGELEYLGHQRGLPRIAASARVERARVLLMQGHPHAARDELLRADDADLWRRVEALRLPANDLLYPRLGRLRCAAYDGDPAAALRELDQDIAKALAAQRVRRAYKLQLFRAVALARMQDDGAAAAQLAPLLHTAQSEGLCRVLVDEGAALAGLLQRHAASPAGSAWLASDGARAWWQHYLAQARLNPAAPIAPVAEASGVDGLTPKELRVLRLLAEGHSNSAIARQLFVSESTVRTHLRHLNVKLSADSRTQAVARARSAGLL
- a CDS encoding ABC transporter substrate-binding protein, encoding MAIPKLTLALAGAILAASGAQAQNAAAPVKIGIMADMSSAYSDIGGKGLVEAARMAVQDFGGSVLGKPIELVFTDGQNKVDVASAAARRWFDQDGVDMITDLPTSALALAISELGREKKRVVMVTSASTSELTGKACSPYTVHWTYDTYALANGTGAAVTEQGGKNWFFMTADYSFGYALQGDASAVIERNGGKVLGAVRSPLNTPDFSSYLLQAQSSKAGIIGLALGGNDVISAIKQAADFGIGRPGSSQRLVALLAFLSDVKSIGLPLGQGLLLTEAFYWDQNDATRAWSQRFQDKVGRKPTMTQAGTYGAVTHYLNAVKAAGTKDADAVMAKMREMPINDFMTKDGKLRVDGRVVRDMYLFEVKKPADSKSEWDLYKQVAVIPGNVAFRPLDKGGCALAKSGGAE
- a CDS encoding alcohol dehydrogenase → MISYQVTAFGEPLTRTERPTHAPQGSEVLLRVLAAGVCHTDIHTWEGSYDLGGSQRLSMQQRGVSLPLTLGHETVGEVVAVGPDAPGNVRPGQRYLVYPWIGCGDCKVCRRGRENLCASPRFLGIFRPGGYSDHIVAPHARYLVDIGDLRPEQAAPYACSGLTTYSAIRKIPQDVLAEESVVVIGAGGLGLMGVTLLRAMGCGNVVVVEPDGARRGAALAAGAHAAIDAGAADAAAQVRQAAGAVWAVIDCVGAASTVQLGLDLLTKGGQLILVGLFGGELSLSPALVPMRAISIEGSYIGNLDELKALMALVRERKPIAIPTACRCLDSAQSALADLAAGRVVGRLLLTPADGTASEASPVTLEQATQP